A DNA window from Halococcus salsus contains the following coding sequences:
- a CDS encoding MTH1187 family thiamine-binding protein: protein MTVVALLSVAPVREGSMAGEVAKAVAALDEFDVTYETNPMGTVIEADSADELFAAAHAAHEAVDGDRVSTVLKVDDKRTKTTTAAEKVDSVERELGHAARSDRE, encoded by the coding sequence ATGACAGTGGTCGCACTCCTCAGCGTGGCCCCGGTGCGAGAGGGAAGCATGGCGGGCGAGGTCGCGAAGGCCGTCGCGGCGCTCGACGAGTTCGACGTGACCTACGAGACCAACCCGATGGGGACGGTGATCGAGGCGGATTCGGCGGACGAGCTGTTCGCCGCCGCACACGCCGCCCACGAGGCCGTCGACGGCGACCGCGTGAGCACGGTGCTCAAGGTCGACGACAAGCGAACGAAAACGACGACGGCGGCCGAGAAGGTCGACTCGGTCGAACGCGAACTCGGTCACGCGGCCCGGAGCGACCGCGAGTAG
- a CDS encoding GTPBP1 family GTP-binding protein, translating to MAADQAILERVLATGEQEGGNVEFKERLTKDLHLADGRLESLAAQLRHRVLSGDGEAIYVVGVTDDGGLAGIDPDTFSESMDVLSLLSEEAEAHIESVDTWGMGEGIVGVATIHEGAMIEDDGHIVVGTAGHVDHGKSTLVGSLVTGQADDGDGGTRSYLDVQPHEVERGLSADLSYAVYGFRDGEPVHTRNPTRKADRAAVVEEAERLVSFVDTVGHEPWLRTTIRGLVGQKLDYGMLTVAADDGPTKTTREHLGVLLATELPTLVAITKTDMVDDERVAAVESEVERLLREVGKTPLSVARHGVDAAVEEISETVVPILRTSAVTMEGLDALDDLFERLPKTGDAAGEFSMYVDRSYQVTGVGAVASGTVRSGTVEAGDELLLGPFRDGVFRPVEVRSIEMHYHRVDSAKAGRIVGIALKGVREADLERGMVLLPRDADPDPVRRFEADVMVLNHPTRIDDGYEPVVHLETVSEAAAFHPDEGQLLPGDTGTTTVEFKFRPYLVEEGQRFVFREGQSKGVGTVTSVTPDE from the coding sequence ATGGCCGCCGACCAGGCCATCCTCGAACGGGTGCTCGCCACGGGCGAGCAGGAGGGTGGCAACGTCGAGTTCAAAGAACGGCTCACGAAGGACCTCCATCTCGCCGACGGCAGACTCGAAAGCCTCGCCGCCCAGCTCCGCCACCGCGTGCTCTCGGGCGACGGCGAGGCCATCTACGTCGTCGGCGTCACGGACGACGGGGGACTCGCGGGCATCGACCCCGACACCTTCTCCGAGTCGATGGACGTGCTCTCGCTCCTGAGCGAGGAAGCCGAAGCGCACATCGAGTCCGTCGACACCTGGGGGATGGGCGAGGGTATCGTCGGCGTCGCCACCATCCACGAGGGCGCGATGATCGAGGACGACGGCCACATCGTGGTCGGCACCGCGGGCCACGTCGACCACGGCAAGAGCACCCTCGTCGGGAGTCTCGTCACCGGCCAGGCCGACGACGGCGACGGTGGCACGCGGAGCTATCTCGACGTCCAGCCCCACGAGGTCGAGCGCGGCCTCTCGGCAGACCTCTCCTACGCGGTCTACGGCTTCCGCGACGGCGAGCCGGTCCACACCCGCAACCCGACCCGGAAGGCCGACCGTGCGGCCGTCGTCGAGGAGGCCGAGCGGCTCGTCTCGTTCGTCGACACCGTCGGTCACGAGCCCTGGCTCCGAACCACCATCCGAGGGCTCGTCGGCCAGAAACTCGACTACGGGATGCTCACCGTGGCGGCCGACGACGGCCCCACCAAAACGACTCGTGAACACCTCGGGGTGCTGCTCGCCACCGAACTCCCGACGCTGGTCGCCATCACGAAGACCGACATGGTGGACGACGAGCGCGTCGCCGCGGTCGAGAGCGAGGTCGAACGCCTCCTCCGCGAGGTCGGCAAGACCCCACTCAGCGTCGCCCGCCACGGCGTCGACGCCGCGGTCGAGGAGATCAGCGAGACGGTCGTCCCGATCCTCCGGACCAGCGCGGTCACGATGGAGGGGCTCGACGCGCTCGACGACCTGTTCGAGCGCCTCCCGAAGACCGGGGACGCCGCCGGCGAGTTCTCGATGTACGTCGACCGGAGCTACCAGGTCACCGGCGTCGGCGCGGTCGCCTCCGGTACTGTCCGATCCGGCACCGTCGAGGCGGGCGACGAACTCCTCCTCGGCCCCTTCCGCGACGGCGTCTTTCGACCCGTGGAAGTCCGTTCGATCGAGATGCACTACCACCGAGTCGACTCGGCGAAGGCCGGCCGGATCGTCGGGATCGCGCTGAAGGGCGTTCGCGAGGCCGACCTCGAACGGGGGATGGTGCTCCTCCCGCGCGATGCCGACCCCGACCCAGTCAGGAGGTTCGAGGCCGACGTGATGGTGCTCAACCATCCCACCCGGATCGACGACGGCTACGAGCCCGTCGTCCACCTCGAAACCGTGAGCGAGGCCGCCGCCTTCCACCCCGACGAGGGTCAGCTCCTCCCCGGCGACACCGGCACGACCACCGTCGAGTTCAAGTTCCGACCGTATCTCGTCGAGGAGGGCCAGCGGTTCGTCTTCCGCGAAGGCCAGTCCAAGGGCGTCGGAACCGTGACGAGCGTGACCCCGGACGAGTGA
- a CDS encoding SDR family oxidoreductase translates to MTADFGSELDEQVAIVTGASSGIGGATAKSLASRGASVVLAARREDELTDLESRIEDGDGDALVVPTDVTEDDDIDTLVEATLDEYGRIDVLVNNAGLMPLANIADADRETLQTTIDVNLSGLVKLTHAVVPTMVEQGSGYIVNLSSVVGRFLQANSSHYNATKAGVKMFGDSLRLDIAEEGIHVATIEPGAVDTELLDHIPDDEVQAGVKDYVGSMDALAPEDIARTITFVVTQPERVDINEVLIRPLDQVQP, encoded by the coding sequence ATGACAGCAGATTTCGGCTCCGAACTCGACGAACAGGTCGCGATCGTCACCGGGGCGTCGTCCGGCATCGGCGGTGCGACGGCGAAGTCGCTCGCGTCGCGCGGGGCGAGCGTCGTGCTCGCGGCTCGGCGGGAGGACGAACTCACCGATCTGGAGAGTCGTATCGAGGACGGTGATGGTGACGCGCTCGTCGTGCCGACGGACGTGACCGAGGACGACGACATCGATACCCTCGTCGAAGCGACGCTCGACGAGTACGGGCGCATCGACGTGCTGGTGAACAACGCGGGGCTTATGCCGCTCGCGAACATCGCGGACGCGGATCGGGAAACGCTTCAGACCACCATCGACGTGAATCTCAGTGGTCTCGTCAAACTCACCCACGCTGTCGTGCCGACGATGGTGGAGCAGGGCAGCGGCTACATCGTGAATCTCTCGTCTGTCGTCGGCCGGTTCCTCCAGGCGAACAGTTCGCACTACAACGCGACGAAGGCCGGTGTCAAGATGTTCGGCGACTCGCTCCGGCTCGACATCGCCGAGGAGGGCATCCACGTCGCCACGATCGAACCCGGGGCGGTCGACACCGAACTCCTCGACCACATCCCGGACGACGAGGTCCAGGCGGGCGTCAAGGACTACGTCGGGTCGATGGACGCGCTCGCACCCGAGGACATCGCGCGGACGATCACGTTCGTGGTCACGCAGCCCGAACGCGTCGACATCAACGAGGTGCTGATCCGGCCGCTCGACCAGGTCCAGCCGTAG
- a CDS encoding metal-dependent hydrolase — translation MTETLGHLGMALIFLAPAWLFIDEKRTAALFIAAGFWFGPVPDVDTYLSEWFPNEIHHHGIVHTLLAVVVMTAVLGPILGWLLKRVFGGTSWFSKKASQRATWMGVIAVGAALTSHLFADILSAPDISTRIEPLWPVVQGPIAYVDVLYYDSIWATVGLFVLGLLANAVFFAWRTQRGAPMGSATQG, via the coding sequence ATGACGGAAACCCTCGGCCATCTGGGGATGGCCCTGATCTTCCTCGCCCCGGCGTGGCTGTTCATCGACGAGAAGCGGACGGCGGCTCTGTTCATCGCCGCCGGCTTCTGGTTCGGCCCGGTCCCGGACGTCGACACCTACCTCTCGGAATGGTTCCCGAACGAGATCCACCACCACGGCATCGTCCACACCCTCCTCGCCGTCGTCGTCATGACCGCGGTCCTCGGTCCGATCCTCGGCTGGCTGCTCAAGCGCGTCTTCGGCGGGACGAGCTGGTTCTCGAAGAAAGCGAGCCAGCGCGCCACCTGGATGGGCGTGATCGCCGTCGGGGCCGCGCTGACCTCCCACCTGTTCGCGGACATCCTCTCGGCCCCCGACATCTCGACCCGGATCGAGCCGCTCTGGCCGGTGGTTCAGGGGCCGATCGCGTACGTCGACGTGCTCTACTACGACTCGATCTGGGCCACGGTCGGGCTGTTCGTCCTCGGGTTGCTGGCCAACGCCGTCTTCTTCGCCTGGCGAACCCAGCGCGGTGCCCCGATGGGCTCGGCGACGCAGGGGTAG
- a CDS encoding J domain-containing protein, with protein MSAPRLLVGLASVFAGLTVVLAILGFVYSPVVLVVAVPFGVVTYVLWYHVSGRLGERVYRQTRTASGFRETTSDRGAGGGFGAGPRGFREGPAGGRRERGGGTRGPGGGVDGPSPAEAYEVLGLDPGAGEAAVRSAYRERVKQVHPDTEDGDVRRFRRVNEAYERLTSGKP; from the coding sequence GTGAGCGCACCGCGGCTCCTGGTCGGTCTCGCGTCGGTCTTCGCGGGACTCACCGTCGTCCTGGCGATCCTCGGCTTCGTCTACAGTCCCGTGGTGCTCGTCGTCGCGGTCCCGTTCGGGGTCGTGACCTACGTCCTCTGGTACCACGTCAGCGGCCGGCTCGGGGAACGCGTCTACCGGCAGACCCGGACCGCGAGTGGGTTTCGAGAGACGACCTCGGACCGAGGGGCTGGCGGGGGGTTCGGGGCCGGGCCGCGAGGCTTTCGTGAGGGGCCGGCCGGTGGTCGACGGGAGCGGGGCGGCGGAACGCGCGGTCCGGGCGGGGGAGTCGACGGTCCGAGTCCGGCCGAGGCCTACGAGGTGCTCGGGCTCGACCCCGGTGCGGGCGAGGCGGCGGTTCGGTCGGCCTACCGTGAGCGGGTGAAACAGGTCCATCCGGACACCGAGGACGGCGACGTGCGGCGGTTCAGGCGGGTCAACGAAGCCTACGAGCGCCTCACGAGTGGAAAGCCGTAA
- a CDS encoding M48 family metallopeptidase, whose protein sequence is MAHLGRRVLAVGAGAWLLVTALFAAATGYGLLRALVLDGSLGTVLVVALGAALALGYLSYRSGSQRLLGRLGATPLSTTAAPGVHASLDRLATRMAIDAPALYVARLGQPNAFALGRDTLVVDRSLLRLLGPAELEAILAHELAHLAGRDTLVQTLANSLLRTVTGLALVVFAPFVAVFGVACWGLSLLLGRPVRGAGSVASGPRRAAMRLLVGLVTGPTVALRAYSRRREYAADERAVEVLDDPLALARALRTIQRATEPGFGLFAWLFGDVERERSPLERTFATHPPTDDRIERVREAARARGAGSGHGRIEIN, encoded by the coding sequence ATGGCCCATCTCGGACGCCGCGTGCTCGCCGTCGGGGCGGGCGCGTGGCTCCTCGTCACCGCGCTCTTCGCCGCCGCGACGGGCTACGGGCTGCTCCGCGCGCTCGTGCTCGACGGGAGCCTCGGCACGGTGCTCGTCGTCGCCCTCGGCGCGGCGCTCGCGCTCGGCTACCTGAGCTACCGTTCCGGCAGCCAACGCCTCCTCGGCCGGCTTGGCGCGACGCCGTTGTCGACGACGGCCGCGCCCGGCGTCCACGCGAGCCTCGACCGCCTCGCCACCCGGATGGCTATCGACGCCCCAGCACTCTACGTCGCACGCCTCGGCCAGCCGAACGCGTTCGCGCTCGGGCGCGACACGCTGGTGGTCGACCGCTCGCTCCTCCGCCTGCTCGGCCCGGCCGAACTCGAAGCCATCCTCGCCCACGAACTCGCCCACCTCGCGGGCCGCGACACGCTCGTCCAGACGCTCGCCAACAGCCTCCTCAGAACCGTGACCGGCCTCGCGCTGGTCGTGTTCGCGCCGTTCGTCGCGGTCTTCGGGGTGGCCTGCTGGGGGCTCTCGCTCCTGCTCGGCCGGCCGGTCCGGGGTGCCGGAAGCGTCGCGAGCGGACCGCGCCGCGCGGCGATGCGGCTCCTCGTGGGTCTCGTCACCGGCCCGACCGTCGCGCTCCGGGCCTACTCGCGCCGCCGGGAGTACGCCGCCGACGAACGTGCGGTCGAGGTTCTCGACGACCCGCTCGCACTCGCACGGGCGCTCAGGACGATCCAGCGCGCCACCGAACCCGGCTTCGGGCTGTTCGCGTGGCTGTTCGGCGACGTCGAGCGGGAACGGAGCCCGCTCGAACGCACGTTCGCGACCCACCCGCCGACCGACGACCGGATCGAGCGGGTTCGCGAGGCCGCACGGGCGCGCGGTGCGGGGTCGGGCCACGGCCGTATCGAGATCAACTGA
- a CDS encoding HAD family hydrolase → MTPPVDTVLFDIDGTLCEYRRPGHELLAASFEARDVTPFFAIEDYYARYDEFTATTDSADDLRAACFAALAADSGRDPEVGRAVAEAYTAERDHRNVRFLPGAREAVAALADDHRVGVVTNGAPAMQAEKLAGLDLDDAFEVVVHAGYDAPAKPAAEPFHRALDALDADPEASVHVGNSLAADIAGARAAGLRSAWLDDGSVPDPEPDYVLDSMAELATPPWGR, encoded by the coding sequence ATGACTCCGCCGGTCGACACGGTCCTGTTCGACATCGACGGTACGCTCTGTGAGTACCGCCGACCCGGCCACGAACTTCTCGCGGCCTCGTTCGAGGCTCGGGACGTGACGCCCTTCTTCGCGATCGAGGACTACTACGCGCGGTACGACGAGTTCACCGCGACCACCGACTCGGCCGACGACCTCCGCGCGGCGTGTTTCGCCGCGCTCGCCGCCGACAGCGGGCGCGACCCCGAGGTCGGCCGCGCGGTCGCCGAGGCCTACACCGCCGAGCGCGACCACCGTAACGTCCGATTCCTGCCGGGGGCGCGCGAGGCGGTCGCGGCGCTGGCCGACGACCACCGGGTCGGGGTCGTCACGAACGGCGCGCCGGCGATGCAGGCCGAGAAACTCGCCGGGCTCGACCTCGACGACGCGTTCGAGGTCGTGGTCCACGCCGGCTACGACGCGCCCGCCAAACCCGCAGCCGAACCGTTCCACCGGGCGCTCGACGCGCTCGACGCCGACCCGGAAGCGAGCGTCCACGTCGGCAACTCGCTCGCCGCCGACATCGCCGGCGCGCGGGCCGCCGGCCTCCGGAGCGCGTGGCTCGACGACGGTTCCGTTCCCGACCCCGAACCCGACTACGTCCTCGACTCGATGGCGGAGCTCGCGACCCCGCCGTGGGGACGGTAG
- a CDS encoding phosphoglycolate phosphatase — MPGSDPAPPLAVDIDGTLTDENSAVDPRVLDALRAWPAPVVLATGKALPYPVALCQFVGVPTRVIAENGGVVCFDTPEIEELVIVGDRAGAERVAERYREAGHDLGWGDLDLTNRWRETELAVNRDSPLEPLRELADDEGLRVFDTGFAYHVTSPDVDKGEGLKTAADRLGRAPGDFVAIGDSENDAATFRVTGESYAVANADETAKREADFVMESEYAEGFLEALEAIREE, encoded by the coding sequence ATGCCCGGATCGGACCCCGCCCCGCCGCTCGCCGTGGACATCGACGGCACCCTCACCGACGAGAACAGTGCTGTGGACCCCCGGGTCCTCGACGCCCTCCGGGCGTGGCCCGCGCCGGTCGTGCTGGCGACCGGGAAGGCGCTGCCCTACCCCGTGGCGCTCTGTCAGTTCGTCGGGGTTCCAACGAGAGTGATCGCCGAGAACGGCGGCGTGGTGTGTTTCGATACCCCCGAAATCGAGGAACTCGTGATCGTCGGCGACCGCGCGGGGGCCGAACGCGTGGCCGAGCGGTATCGGGAGGCGGGCCACGACCTCGGCTGGGGCGACCTCGACCTCACCAACCGCTGGCGCGAGACCGAACTCGCGGTGAACCGGGACTCGCCGCTCGAACCCCTCCGGGAACTGGCCGACGACGAAGGCCTCCGGGTCTTCGACACCGGCTTCGCCTACCACGTCACTTCTCCTGATGTCGACAAGGGCGAGGGGCTGAAGACCGCCGCCGATCGGCTGGGCCGTGCGCCCGGCGATTTCGTCGCAATAGGGGATTCGGAGAACGACGCCGCGACGTTCCGCGTGACTGGGGAATCGTACGCGGTGGCGAACGCCGACGAGACCGCGAAACGGGAGGCGGATTTCGTGATGGAGAGTGAGTATGCCGAGGGATTCTTGGAAGCGCTGGAGGCGATCAGAGAGGAGTAA
- a CDS encoding HAD family hydrolase produces MPVTAVAFDLDYTLAVPNRDRQTLLDDATEAVGAPRFSREAYLDAHRRHLTNETREAIFADLLDEDSTVSAAALADAYRDVIEEALVPVAGAEALVTDLKGTYRVGLLTDGPVRAQQAKLDALGWADLFDSVVITGSLAAGKPDDRAFAAILDRLSSAPDETVYVGDHPEADIRGAHAAGLYTIQILDGSDAVPEADASIEREALADDLPGLIGGL; encoded by the coding sequence ATGCCAGTCACGGCGGTCGCGTTCGACCTCGATTACACCCTCGCGGTTCCCAACCGCGACCGCCAGACGCTCCTCGACGACGCCACCGAAGCGGTCGGCGCGCCCCGGTTCTCGCGTGAGGCCTACCTCGACGCCCACCGTCGGCATCTCACCAACGAGACGCGCGAGGCGATCTTCGCCGACCTCCTCGACGAGGACAGTACTGTGTCGGCGGCGGCGCTCGCCGATGCCTATCGCGACGTGATCGAGGAGGCGCTGGTGCCGGTCGCGGGGGCCGAAGCCCTCGTCACCGACCTCAAGGGGACCTATCGCGTCGGACTCCTCACCGACGGCCCGGTCCGCGCCCAGCAGGCCAAACTCGACGCGCTCGGGTGGGCCGACCTGTTCGATTCGGTGGTGATAACGGGCTCGCTCGCCGCGGGGAAACCCGACGACCGTGCCTTCGCGGCGATCCTCGACAGGCTGTCGAGCGCGCCCGACGAGACGGTGTACGTCGGCGACCATCCCGAGGCCGACATCAGGGGTGCCCACGCCGCGGGGCTCTACACCATCCAGATCCTCGACGGGAGCGACGCCGTCCCCGAGGCCGACGCCAGCATCGAGCGCGAGGCGCTCGCCGACGACCTCCCCGGACTCATCGGGGGTCTGTAG
- the pyrF gene encoding orotidine-5'-phosphate decarboxylase — MFFERLAARIETADSVLSVGLDPDPDRLPDHLADHDLPRWAWARRIIDATHEHAACYKPNAAFYEDPDGWRALRELVAYAHGKDVPVLLDAKRADIGNTARQYARVLDTVDAITVNPYLGRDSLDPFLSQADAGVFVLCRTSNPGGSDLQDLELASDERLYERVARLASGWNEHDNVGLVVGATTPDELERVREIAPDLPFLVPGVGAQGGDSEAAVEYGLADGVGLVNSSRGITFAGEGEDFAGAAGEAAKRLKRRLNEFR; from the coding sequence ATGTTCTTCGAGCGACTCGCCGCACGCATCGAGACCGCCGACAGCGTGCTCTCGGTGGGTCTCGACCCCGACCCCGACCGGTTGCCCGACCACCTCGCCGACCACGACCTCCCACGGTGGGCCTGGGCCCGCCGGATCATCGACGCGACCCACGAGCACGCCGCGTGCTACAAACCGAACGCCGCCTTCTACGAGGACCCCGACGGCTGGCGCGCGCTTCGCGAACTCGTCGCCTACGCCCACGGAAAAGACGTCCCCGTTCTCCTCGACGCCAAACGCGCCGACATCGGCAACACCGCCCGCCAGTACGCCCGCGTGCTCGACACCGTGGACGCCATCACCGTCAACCCCTATCTCGGCCGCGACTCGCTCGACCCGTTCCTCTCGCAGGCAGACGCCGGCGTGTTCGTGCTGTGTCGGACCTCGAATCCAGGTGGAAGCGACCTCCAGGACCTCGAACTCGCCAGTGACGAACGACTCTACGAGCGCGTCGCACGTCTCGCCAGCGGGTGGAACGAGCACGACAACGTGGGACTGGTAGTCGGAGCCACGACGCCCGACGAGCTCGAACGCGTGCGTGAGATCGCGCCCGACCTGCCATTCCTGGTCCCCGGCGTGGGCGCGCAGGGTGGGGATAGCGAGGCCGCCGTCGAGTACGGGCTCGCGGACGGTGTCGGGCTGGTGAACTCCTCGCGGGGGATCACCTTCGCGGGCGAGGGCGAGGACTTCGCGGGGGCGGCCGGCGAAGCGGCCAAGCGACTCAAGCGCCGGCTCAACGAGTTCCGGTAG
- a CDS encoding DUF2240 family protein, with protein MSLRSAVAAPFLGRGEMELAESEFVVALSLDRDWFSPDQAKRLADVAVGEGLLERTDAGLEPGFDPDEVTIPDGFVPSEDLLRQRSTFERVLDSVVADGTEKRTAVAEINRLQGALGLTIEAAAVVYARRRGIDVGEVAERALDELRES; from the coding sequence GTGAGTCTCCGGAGCGCCGTCGCCGCACCGTTTCTGGGTCGCGGGGAGATGGAACTCGCCGAGAGCGAGTTCGTGGTGGCGCTCTCGCTCGACCGGGACTGGTTCTCGCCCGACCAGGCCAAACGCCTCGCGGACGTCGCGGTCGGCGAGGGTCTCCTCGAACGCACCGACGCCGGCCTCGAACCCGGCTTCGACCCGGACGAGGTGACGATCCCCGACGGGTTCGTCCCGAGCGAGGACCTCCTCCGACAGCGCTCGACGTTCGAGCGCGTGCTCGACAGCGTTGTGGCCGACGGCACCGAAAAACGCACCGCCGTCGCCGAGATCAACCGACTCCAGGGCGCGCTCGGGCTCACCATCGAGGCCGCCGCGGTGGTCTACGCCCGCCGCCGCGGGATCGACGTGGGCGAGGTGGCCGAGCGCGCGCTCGACGAACTCCGCGAGAGCTGA
- a CDS encoding helix-turn-helix domain-containing protein, which yields MTITTEFVIRSPSLPLVALAESISSNQVECVHGLCRERTARVFVVYLDPDDEVSADELAALDEVTDVTPFGRASGKDVYQVTLELADVVSDAFAPERFTASQVEPTVVTPDGWYEKKLFQNYNAFNGMRTRCEEYGIGVELISISQNPPEDDDSSQYGLTDRQQEALQLAIGRGYYESPREVSTQELAEEMGISQPSMSSLLRRGERQLLTAALGSQPEVKALSG from the coding sequence ATGACCATCACCACGGAGTTCGTCATCCGGTCGCCCTCGCTTCCCCTCGTCGCGCTCGCCGAATCGATTTCCTCGAACCAGGTCGAGTGCGTTCACGGGCTCTGTCGGGAACGCACCGCCCGGGTGTTCGTGGTCTACCTCGACCCGGACGACGAGGTTTCGGCGGACGAACTCGCGGCCCTCGACGAAGTGACGGACGTGACGCCGTTCGGGCGCGCGAGCGGCAAGGACGTCTATCAGGTCACCCTCGAACTGGCGGACGTCGTCTCGGACGCGTTCGCTCCCGAGAGATTCACCGCGAGCCAGGTAGAGCCGACGGTCGTTACACCCGACGGCTGGTACGAGAAGAAGCTCTTCCAGAACTACAACGCGTTCAACGGGATGCGAACCCGGTGTGAGGAGTACGGAATCGGGGTCGAGCTCATCTCGATCTCCCAGAACCCGCCCGAGGACGACGACTCTTCCCAGTACGGCCTGACCGACCGCCAACAGGAGGCGCTCCAGTTGGCGATCGGGCGGGGTTACTACGAGAGCCCGCGCGAGGTCAGTACCCAGGAACTCGCCGAGGAGATGGGCATCTCACAGCCCTCCATGTCGAGCCTGCTCCGGCGCGGCGAGCGCCAGCTCCTCACCGCCGCGCTCGGCTCACAGCCCGAAGTGAAAGCCCTCTCCGGATAG
- a CDS encoding 30S ribosomal protein S8e, giving the protein MKDQGRSTKKRTGGRRRPTHGKRKHQLGSEGTETRVGEPKLKTVTSRGNTTKVRAIATDRATVAVDGETRSTTIENVVENPANPNYVRRNIVTKGALVETGEGAARVTSRPGQDGQVNAVLEE; this is encoded by the coding sequence ATGAAAGACCAAGGACGCTCGACGAAGAAGCGGACGGGCGGGCGACGACGACCGACGCACGGCAAACGCAAACACCAGCTCGGCAGCGAGGGCACCGAGACCCGCGTCGGCGAGCCGAAGCTCAAGACCGTCACCTCGCGTGGCAACACGACGAAAGTCCGGGCGATCGCGACCGACCGCGCCACCGTCGCCGTCGACGGCGAGACCCGAAGCACGACCATCGAGAACGTGGTCGAGAACCCCGCGAACCCGAACTACGTCCGACGGAACATCGTCACGAAGGGCGCGCTGGTCGAGACCGGCGAGGGCGCGGCCCGCGTGACCTCCCGCCCCGGCCAGGACGGGCAGGTCAACGCCGTCCTCGAAGAGTAA
- a CDS encoding cupin domain-containing protein, translated as MEITDSSSRPSADGPDEYFTGDTRIDPLFDPEGDARAAAATVTFEPGARTAWHTHPLGQRLVVTSGCGLVGTDDGEREAIRAGDVVWFPAGEKHWHGARPDKGMTHIAIQEEQDGEAVTWLEHVTDEEYELE; from the coding sequence ATGGAAATCACAGACAGCTCTTCACGACCTTCGGCGGACGGACCGGACGAGTACTTCACGGGCGACACCCGCATCGACCCGCTGTTCGACCCGGAAGGCGATGCACGGGCGGCGGCGGCGACCGTCACGTTCGAACCGGGCGCGCGCACCGCCTGGCACACCCATCCCCTCGGCCAGCGCCTGGTCGTGACGAGTGGGTGTGGCCTCGTCGGGACCGACGACGGCGAGAGAGAGGCGATCCGAGCGGGCGACGTGGTCTGGTTCCCGGCCGGCGAGAAACACTGGCACGGGGCGCGGCCCGACAAGGGGATGACCCACATCGCGATTCAGGAGGAGCAGGACGGCGAGGCCGTCACCTGGTTGGAGCACGTCACCGACGAGGAGTACGAGTTGGAATAG
- the mch gene encoding methenyltetrahydromethanopterin cyclohydrolase, with protein MESLNRMALELVDEALDFADELGIAVDELDNGTTVFDFGHGVTGGYEAGLLLAEIQTAGLATVGTRMGTVADAPLPHVELTTDRPALALLCAQKAGWELSVEDYEGLGSGPARALVADEDVFARIGYGDDFDFGVLALEADTLPTETAADHIADRAALPANSLFLLSVPTASLVGSVTVGARAAELATVRLVDLGYDPLDIRSVAADAPIPPVAGGEPTALARTNDALAYGGRVHFTVAEDFERFADLPSTAADEYGTPFEAIFDDVDWSFADLPDGLFAPAQVTVDVVGGPTHTFGETDHAMLEESFEL; from the coding sequence ATGGAGAGCCTCAACCGGATGGCGCTCGAACTCGTCGACGAGGCGCTCGACTTTGCCGACGAACTCGGGATCGCCGTCGACGAACTCGACAACGGGACGACGGTGTTCGACTTCGGCCACGGCGTGACGGGCGGCTACGAGGCTGGGCTATTGCTGGCGGAGATCCAGACCGCCGGCCTCGCTACCGTCGGAACCCGGATGGGAACCGTCGCCGACGCGCCGCTGCCCCACGTCGAGCTCACCACCGACCGACCCGCGCTCGCGTTGCTCTGCGCCCAGAAGGCGGGCTGGGAGCTCAGCGTCGAGGACTACGAAGGGCTGGGGAGCGGGCCGGCGCGCGCTCTGGTCGCCGACGAGGACGTCTTCGCGCGGATCGGCTACGGCGACGACTTCGACTTCGGCGTGCTCGCGCTCGAAGCCGACACCCTCCCGACCGAGACCGCCGCCGACCACATCGCCGACCGGGCCGCGCTCCCCGCCAACTCCCTCTTCCTCCTGAGCGTGCCGACCGCGAGCCTCGTCGGGAGCGTCACGGTCGGCGCGCGCGCCGCCGAACTCGCGACCGTCCGACTCGTGGACCTGGGCTACGACCCGCTCGACATCCGCTCGGTGGCCGCCGACGCGCCGATCCCGCCGGTCGCCGGCGGCGAGCCGACCGCGCTCGCCCGGACCAACGACGCGCTCGCCTACGGCGGGCGGGTCCACTTCACCGTCGCCGAGGACTTCGAGCGATTCGCCGACCTCCCGTCGACCGCCGCCGACGAGTACGGGACGCCGTTCGAGGCGATCTTCGACGACGTCGACTGGTCGTTCGCGGACCTCCCCGATGGCCTGTTCGCGCCCGCCCAGGTCACCGTCGACGTGGTCGGCGGCCCGACCCACACCTTCGGCGAAACCGACCACGCGATGCTCGAAGAATCGTTCGAGCTGTGA